In Vibrio lentus, a single genomic region encodes these proteins:
- a CDS encoding DUF3334 family protein — MKKNKTVTTEDILLKLCQSVSSVLTSATASQVSYSAMVQKINKTSLKPDFGCFVLFDGGFSGLVVINFTSKAALEIYTNYMRNMGMPEDELAVLHTSDEVGDVLGELMNQLVGDFTNKIRKELQTNITQNQPKMLALNKQVNLSVDTNLDRPQARRVTFSTANNNIFYLELAMDKTEFIQLEEFEIAEDECPDSILEATQKKMQEANKPAQSSGNDAAADLLDELGI; from the coding sequence ATGAAAAAAAACAAAACAGTCACAACTGAAGATATTCTTCTTAAGCTATGCCAATCAGTATCAAGCGTACTCACTTCAGCGACGGCTTCTCAGGTGTCCTATTCAGCTATGGTGCAAAAGATTAACAAGACCAGCCTTAAACCAGATTTTGGTTGCTTCGTTTTATTTGACGGCGGCTTTTCTGGTCTTGTTGTAATCAATTTTACGTCTAAAGCGGCGTTAGAGATCTATACCAATTACATGCGTAACATGGGCATGCCAGAAGATGAGCTCGCAGTGCTTCACACGTCTGACGAAGTAGGCGATGTTTTGGGCGAGTTAATGAACCAGTTGGTTGGTGATTTCACGAACAAAATTCGTAAAGAACTGCAAACTAACATCACGCAGAACCAACCGAAAATGCTGGCACTGAACAAGCAAGTGAACCTTTCCGTTGATACTAACCTCGATCGTCCACAAGCTCGTCGTGTGACTTTCTCGACTGCAAACAACAACATCTTCTATCTTGAGCTTGCAATGGATAAGACAGAATTCATCCAATTGGAAGAATTTGAAATCGCTGAAGACGAATGTCCAGATAGCATCTTAGAAGCGACTCAGAAAAAAATGCAAGAAGCGAACAAACCAGCACAAAGCTCAGGTAACGATGCAGCAGCAGATCTACTCGATGAACTTGGGATCTAG
- a CDS encoding DUF2786 domain-containing protein encodes MDKKKALKKIAKCLELGNSANVNEAANAIKMAHNLMLKYGLEKDDIEFIKMGKTQSSHLLPANISSTLLRVIRGINTKFGVEAVLLNHKGLKRVEFIGEADRAIFAAFAFDIIYRELNEHTGQFRNSFAGSGTGSLEVTRRVNSYVSGWVEGALEKLPTITPDDESNNKINNYIDKEFENIDRETFKQQLREAMKNLTADYEVGLKKGRKLSVNRPVGGAQAVKKITKS; translated from the coding sequence ATGGATAAGAAAAAAGCCCTAAAGAAAATAGCCAAGTGTCTTGAGCTTGGAAATTCAGCGAACGTCAACGAAGCGGCCAATGCAATAAAGATGGCGCATAACTTGATGCTGAAATATGGTCTCGAGAAAGACGATATTGAATTTATCAAAATGGGGAAAACTCAATCCAGTCACCTGTTGCCGGCAAACATCAGCTCTACTCTGTTGCGCGTTATTCGTGGTATCAACACTAAGTTTGGCGTAGAAGCCGTGTTACTGAACCACAAAGGCCTTAAGCGTGTGGAATTCATTGGCGAAGCTGACCGCGCGATCTTCGCAGCCTTCGCTTTCGACATCATTTATCGTGAATTGAACGAGCATACTGGCCAATTCAGAAACAGCTTTGCAGGATCAGGGACAGGTTCACTCGAAGTCACTCGTCGCGTAAATTCTTACGTTTCTGGTTGGGTAGAAGGTGCGCTTGAAAAGTTGCCAACCATTACCCCAGACGACGAATCAAACAACAAAATCAATAACTATATTGATAAAGAATTTGAAAATATTGACCGTGAAACCTTCAAACAACAACTAAGAGAAGCGATGAAAAACCTCACCGCAGACTACGAAGTTGGTTTGAAGAAAGGTCGCAAGTTGTCTGTTAATCGTCCAGTTGGCGGTGCCCAAGCAGTTAAAAAGATAACTAAATCATAG
- a CDS encoding OmpA family protein — protein sequence MKKITLALALTVALTGCQATQRQNATTGESETNSATQGALIGAIAGAVAGAATGDNSKDRGKRALIGAAGGAAVGGGIGYYFDRQEAALREELMNSGVQVERVGENQLLLRLENGIGFESSSYALESSIHNTLRGVARILVEYPDTSLVIEGHTDSTGSESSNQILSERRAESVRAFLISQDVAAGRAIARGNGERYPLCDNNTSQGRACNRRVEIQILPLK from the coding sequence TTGAAAAAAATCACACTAGCCCTAGCGCTTACTGTCGCTTTAACGGGTTGTCAGGCAACTCAACGCCAAAACGCTACAACTGGCGAATCTGAGACTAACTCTGCAACTCAAGGCGCTCTAATTGGTGCAATCGCTGGTGCCGTTGCTGGTGCTGCTACTGGTGACAACTCTAAAGATCGTGGTAAACGCGCACTAATTGGTGCGGCAGGTGGTGCAGCTGTTGGCGGTGGTATTGGTTACTACTTTGACCGACAAGAAGCAGCACTTCGCGAAGAGCTAATGAACTCTGGCGTTCAAGTAGAGCGTGTTGGTGAGAACCAGCTTCTACTTCGTTTAGAAAACGGCATTGGCTTCGAATCAAGTTCTTACGCTTTAGAATCAAGCATTCACAACACACTTCGCGGTGTTGCTCGTATCTTAGTTGAATACCCAGACACGAGCCTAGTGATCGAAGGTCACACTGACAGCACTGGCAGCGAATCATCGAACCAAATCCTTTCTGAGCGTCGCGCTGAATCTGTTCGTGCATTCTTGATTTCTCAAGATGTCGCTGCAGGCCGTGCCATTGCTCGTGGTAACGGTGAGCGCTACCCTCTATGTGACAACAACACGTCTCAAGGTCGTGCTTGTAACCGTCGTGTAGAAATTCAAATCTTGCCGCTTAAGTAG
- a CDS encoding tetratricopeptide repeat protein has translation MLILSNFWSSSLIRTLFLALVFSTIQLFAPHFVHAESSTELSLSPQPQELQPQDSTSQYRLAQSYELGTGMPKNTDDAFYWYSQSADSGNADAQFRLGEWYMAGTKVEQDNKLALEWFIKAALKGNKQAPLEVAKIYESSLDKELLQPLDAAQLWYEAALKNNPNAEDGYNRILEAQFNQQRAKQISSIEQLNDNVSAEANTNQASTFPSALTSRDQATRSNLTSSDYMIGVVLAVLIAIVSISATLVISRKRQGLKSGELNQQQQTLEAQLSAKDFTIKQQKRQLQTIYNELKKQKNNKGMNALQVACALFGYTPKSIPDQKSIKIRYKQLSKIYHPDGHGCNEEMKRLNNALKTILQNVTKP, from the coding sequence TTGCTTATCTTATCCAACTTCTGGTCATCGTCACTTATTAGAACTCTATTTCTAGCCCTAGTCTTTTCCACGATACAATTGTTCGCCCCACATTTCGTTCATGCGGAAAGCAGCACTGAACTCTCATTATCTCCACAACCTCAAGAGCTACAACCTCAAGACTCAACCTCTCAGTATCGATTAGCCCAATCGTATGAGCTGGGTACTGGCATGCCTAAAAACACCGATGACGCATTCTATTGGTATTCGCAATCAGCGGACAGTGGCAATGCAGATGCGCAGTTTAGACTGGGCGAATGGTACATGGCAGGTACAAAAGTCGAGCAAGATAATAAACTCGCCTTAGAATGGTTCATCAAAGCGGCACTGAAAGGTAACAAGCAAGCGCCTCTAGAAGTAGCCAAGATCTATGAATCCTCACTTGATAAAGAACTATTGCAACCGTTAGATGCAGCGCAGCTATGGTATGAAGCAGCTTTAAAAAACAATCCTAATGCAGAAGATGGCTACAATCGCATTCTGGAAGCACAGTTCAACCAACAGCGTGCCAAGCAAATCTCTTCGATTGAGCAGCTCAATGACAACGTCAGTGCAGAAGCCAATACAAATCAAGCAAGTACCTTCCCTTCGGCACTAACTTCTAGAGACCAAGCAACACGTTCTAATCTAACAAGCTCTGACTATATGATTGGCGTAGTGCTTGCCGTTTTGATTGCAATAGTGAGTATCAGCGCGACTCTGGTTATCTCGCGAAAGCGACAAGGCCTGAAGTCTGGTGAGTTAAATCAGCAGCAACAGACACTGGAAGCACAGCTTAGTGCGAAAGACTTCACCATTAAGCAGCAAAAGCGTCAGCTTCAAACAATCTACAACGAATTGAAGAAGCAGAAAAACAACAAAGGTATGAATGCTTTGCAAGTGGCCTGTGCTCTCTTTGGCTACACACCTAAATCTATTCCTGACCAAAAAAGCATTAAGATTCGATACAAACAACTCTCTAAAATCTATCACCCTGATGGTCATGGATGTAACGAAGAAATGAAACGTTTGAACAATGCGCTAAAAACCATTTTACAAAATGTTACAAAACCGTAA
- a CDS encoding SulA-like leucine-rich domain-containing protein, producing MIQAHVKAQHSSPLVHCAFTSVSRKSKNSNEEALFARMALLSNQHQWLLFTAQTPRPSAKQLKQHNVCCERVIHMKASNQMNEVETVEKAIRSGNASAIVASTSIDSFSQQYLRTLGQRFQCEVFFIDETSERIH from the coding sequence ATGATTCAAGCACACGTTAAAGCCCAACACTCTAGCCCGCTAGTTCACTGCGCATTTACATCAGTTTCTCGTAAAAGCAAAAACTCAAACGAGGAAGCGTTGTTCGCAAGAATGGCGTTGCTGTCCAATCAACATCAATGGCTGCTGTTTACTGCTCAAACGCCAAGACCATCCGCTAAGCAGCTTAAGCAACACAATGTTTGCTGCGAGCGCGTTATCCATATGAAAGCGTCGAACCAAATGAATGAAGTAGAGACAGTCGAGAAAGCAATACGCTCAGGAAACGCGAGCGCAATCGTTGCGAGTACGTCGATCGACTCATTCAGCCAACAATACCTGAGAACGTTAGGCCAACGCTTTCAATGCGAAGTGTTCTTCATCGATGAAACTTCAGAGCGTATTCATTAA
- a CDS encoding phosphoribosylaminoimidazolesuccinocarboxamide synthase, giving the protein MSLADQVLAVNDDLPIRTDKPVHSGKVRSVYWLTEEDSQRLIKEKGYNVAPDAPLAIMVISDRISAFDCIWRGEGNLKGVPGKGAALNAISNHWFKLFKDNGLADSHILDIPHPFVWIVQKARPVMIEAICRQYITGSMWRAYANGEREFCGIEMPEGLEKDKKLPELLITPSTKGILKGIPGVPEADDVNITRNNIEDNFAAFNFTQASDIAHYEKLLKEGFNVISQALAKVDQTFVDTKFEFGYVNDAQGKEKLIYMDEVGTPDSSRIWDTQEYNKGNIVENSKEGFRQFLLNYFPDADILLNKERMPEREALARDNELPLDALMSLSRTYLDIAAKITGGEIVLSDNPKQEIIDVLRADYGLID; this is encoded by the coding sequence ATGAGCCTTGCTGATCAAGTTCTTGCCGTAAATGATGACCTACCAATCCGTACTGATAAACCTGTCCACAGCGGCAAGGTTCGTTCGGTCTACTGGTTAACTGAAGAAGATAGCCAACGACTAATCAAAGAGAAAGGCTATAATGTAGCACCCGATGCGCCTTTAGCCATCATGGTGATCAGTGACCGTATCTCTGCGTTTGATTGTATTTGGCGTGGTGAAGGTAATCTTAAAGGTGTTCCAGGTAAGGGAGCGGCTCTGAATGCTATCTCTAACCACTGGTTCAAATTGTTTAAAGACAACGGCCTTGCTGACAGTCACATTCTTGATATCCCTCACCCATTCGTATGGATTGTACAAAAAGCTCGCCCAGTCATGATCGAAGCGATTTGTCGTCAATACATCACGGGTTCTATGTGGCGTGCATACGCGAACGGCGAACGTGAATTCTGTGGTATCGAGATGCCTGAAGGCCTTGAGAAAGACAAGAAGTTGCCTGAGCTACTGATCACGCCTTCTACAAAAGGGATTTTGAAAGGAATTCCTGGTGTACCAGAAGCTGACGATGTGAACATCACTCGCAACAACATCGAAGACAATTTCGCAGCGTTCAACTTTACTCAAGCAAGTGACATTGCGCATTACGAGAAACTTCTAAAAGAAGGCTTCAACGTAATTAGCCAAGCGCTAGCAAAAGTCGATCAAACCTTTGTCGATACGAAATTTGAGTTTGGTTACGTCAACGATGCTCAAGGTAAAGAAAAGCTTATCTACATGGATGAAGTGGGTACGCCAGATTCATCTCGTATTTGGGATACTCAAGAGTACAACAAGGGCAACATCGTCGAGAATTCTAAAGAAGGATTCCGCCAGTTCTTACTTAACTACTTCCCTGACGCGGATATTCTTTTGAACAAAGAACGTATGCCAGAACGTGAAGCATTAGCTCGTGACAATGAACTTCCTTTGGATGCATTGATGTCTCTGTCTCGTACTTACCTTGATATCGCAGCGAAAATCACCGGTGGCGAGATTGTATTAAGCGACAATCCGAAGCAAGAAATCATTGATGTGCTTCGTGCCGATTACGGACTAATTGATTAG
- a CDS encoding helicase-related protein, with amino-acid sequence MSLLPIDAYQNVFHEQIVESHLVVEAETGSGKSTRLPIWASQHGRVLVVEPRRIACTSLAKYLAQQSGEKLGSKVGYAIKLESEYNEQTNVVFVTPGIALRWLSEDGLAGFDVIVVDEFHERRWDIDLLVAILKQKESHRLVITSATIEGERLAHYLNAGRISCEGRTYQVAIEHRANESRALPDSRHLEQRIAEEVNHQLITSHGDMLVFLPGKKEIVQCEQALAKNSDIQVVKLHASVSDKERDLALSGRNINTEGNGQRKVILATNVAETSLTIPDIGVVIDSGLERRTVQRNGRTTLMLKSISRASAKQRAGRAGRVMDGVCVRLYGEHAALELVTPPELQREELTEPMLAAACCGNSIESLSFLDPIPEKSLNSATQTLLMMEAINDDHQITEHGKKLYPLPIDALYADIVTRIKTKALREAMVDLTAALSVPARLYQLPNNAEHLEALAQQEKEGCDLSLLIQIVRGRDYPHLDIDQQALNEAQGLAKQMREVFELPQLEVASRFQRIELLDTIVQLHPELVFVRRLKRKEAFANGVLEVVLGRQNRFPDNAQAMLVLDTHSLPGRGVKQTLTLATVTAPIPLDLMIEAEMGEWQQGETVVNDDGVFTEMTLVYAGRTITSKLIAAEGQLSLKPIVDLVLKGVHLPGFSQARTQEIKHWQLYVKLGLDEQVQYTPEINQMNFELWFIEQLEVLGVTDVSELEMFEHADIPFDGIPIWLYPEFAEKYPFALSLADLHLDVEYFPARKLIHVHYQSGSRKLSPKRWELPTWSGWRIQYKKASRIIDIK; translated from the coding sequence ATGTCATTACTGCCCATCGATGCTTATCAAAACGTATTCCACGAACAAATCGTTGAGTCTCACCTTGTCGTAGAGGCTGAAACCGGATCAGGTAAATCTACGCGCTTACCAATTTGGGCTTCCCAACACGGGCGAGTTCTGGTGGTTGAACCAAGACGTATCGCGTGTACTTCACTGGCTAAATATCTCGCACAGCAATCGGGCGAGAAGCTTGGTAGTAAAGTGGGTTATGCGATTAAGCTTGAATCGGAATACAACGAGCAAACCAATGTTGTTTTTGTTACTCCCGGTATCGCGTTGCGTTGGCTATCTGAAGATGGGCTTGCTGGCTTTGATGTCATCGTTGTCGATGAATTTCACGAAAGGCGTTGGGATATCGATTTGCTGGTGGCGATTCTGAAACAAAAAGAGAGCCATCGCTTGGTGATCACGTCTGCAACCATTGAAGGGGAACGTCTCGCCCACTATTTGAATGCGGGTCGGATAAGCTGCGAAGGTCGCACCTATCAAGTGGCGATTGAACACCGAGCGAATGAATCCAGAGCTCTGCCGGATAGCCGACATCTAGAGCAACGCATCGCCGAAGAAGTGAATCATCAACTTATTACTTCACACGGCGATATGTTGGTTTTTCTACCGGGTAAAAAAGAGATCGTTCAATGTGAGCAAGCCTTGGCAAAGAATTCAGATATCCAAGTCGTTAAATTGCATGCGTCGGTCAGTGATAAAGAGCGAGATTTAGCGTTATCGGGTCGTAATATCAATACTGAAGGTAATGGCCAGAGAAAGGTCATCCTTGCAACCAACGTAGCAGAAACCTCATTAACCATTCCTGACATTGGCGTGGTGATAGATTCAGGATTAGAGAGACGCACCGTTCAGCGTAATGGCAGAACCACGCTGATGCTTAAATCCATATCACGAGCCAGTGCCAAGCAACGAGCTGGTCGTGCGGGCAGGGTGATGGATGGTGTTTGCGTTCGGTTATACGGAGAACACGCCGCATTAGAGTTAGTGACACCGCCCGAATTGCAACGCGAAGAACTGACAGAACCTATGTTGGCCGCGGCATGTTGTGGCAACTCGATCGAGAGCTTATCTTTTCTTGATCCAATCCCCGAGAAGTCGTTAAACAGCGCAACACAAACCTTGTTGATGATGGAAGCGATTAATGACGACCATCAAATCACTGAGCACGGCAAAAAGCTCTACCCGCTGCCGATTGATGCTTTGTATGCCGATATTGTCACGCGAATCAAAACCAAAGCACTTAGAGAAGCCATGGTCGATCTCACGGCGGCGTTGTCTGTGCCGGCTCGCTTGTATCAGTTACCGAACAATGCAGAACATCTTGAAGCACTCGCTCAACAAGAGAAAGAAGGGTGTGATTTAAGCCTGTTGATTCAGATTGTGCGTGGTCGCGATTATCCGCATTTAGACATCGATCAACAGGCACTGAATGAAGCACAAGGACTGGCTAAGCAAATGCGGGAGGTGTTTGAGCTTCCTCAGCTAGAAGTCGCGTCACGTTTCCAACGCATTGAACTGCTTGACACTATTGTTCAACTTCACCCAGAACTGGTGTTCGTGCGCAGGCTGAAACGAAAAGAAGCCTTTGCTAATGGAGTTTTAGAGGTAGTACTCGGCCGTCAGAATCGTTTCCCGGACAATGCACAAGCGATGTTGGTGCTTGATACCCATAGTTTACCGGGAAGAGGTGTTAAGCAAACACTGACCTTAGCGACGGTTACTGCACCTATTCCTTTGGATCTTATGATTGAAGCGGAGATGGGAGAGTGGCAACAAGGTGAAACCGTGGTCAATGATGATGGCGTTTTTACTGAGATGACATTGGTGTACGCTGGCCGTACGATTACGAGCAAACTTATTGCAGCAGAAGGTCAGTTATCATTAAAGCCAATCGTCGATCTTGTGTTAAAAGGCGTCCATCTTCCCGGTTTTTCACAAGCTCGTACTCAAGAAATCAAACATTGGCAGTTGTATGTGAAACTTGGGCTCGATGAACAAGTCCAATACACACCAGAAATTAACCAAATGAACTTTGAGCTATGGTTTATAGAACAGCTTGAAGTGTTAGGTGTCACGGATGTCAGCGAGTTGGAAATGTTTGAACATGCCGATATTCCATTTGATGGTATCCCAATTTGGCTATATCCAGAATTTGCGGAAAAATACCCGTTTGCATTGAGCCTTGCTGACTTACATCTTGATGTCGAATACTTCCCTGCAAGAAAGCTGATTCATGTGCATTATCAGTCGGGGAGTCGAAAGTTATCGCCTAAGCGTTGGGAGCTTCCAACATGGTCTGGTTGGCGGATTCAATATAAGAAAGCGAGTCGGATTATCGACATAAAATAG
- a CDS encoding NAD-dependent malic enzyme — protein MNNDKRPLYIPYAGPALLSTPLLNKGSAFSAEERSSFNLEGLLPETTETIQEQVGRAYKQYCNFESDMDKHIYLRNIQDTNETLFYRLVQNHISEMMPIIYTPTVGAACENFSNIYRRGRGLFISYPNRDRIDDLLNNATNHNVKVIVVTDGERILGLGDQGIGGMGIPIGKLALYTACGGISPAYMLPIVLDVGTNNPQRLADPMYMGWRHPRITGADYDAFVEEFIQAVQRRWPDALVQFEDFAQKNAMPLLERYKDRICCFNDDIQGTAAVTVGSLLAACKAANTKLSDQRITFLGAGSAGCGIAEAIIAQMVSEGISDAQARSQVYMVDRWGLLQEGMQNLLDFQQRLVQTNANTKDWESDGTGFSLLDVVRHAKPTVLVGVSGAPGLFSKEVIKEMNLHCERPIVFPLSNPTSRVEATPNDIIRWTDGQALVATGSPFEPVTHNGTTYPIAQCNNSYIFPGIGLGVLAVNASRITDEMLMESSRALATCSPLAINGSGALLPPLEEIHTVSKKIALAVGKKAIEQGVALEITEEALQQAIDQHFWQPVYRRYKRTAF, from the coding sequence ATGAACAACGATAAACGCCCTCTATATATCCCTTACGCTGGTCCTGCTCTACTAAGTACCCCTCTTCTAAACAAAGGCAGTGCATTCTCTGCTGAAGAACGTAGCTCTTTTAACCTTGAAGGTTTGTTACCTGAAACAACCGAAACAATCCAAGAGCAAGTTGGACGTGCGTACAAGCAATATTGTAACTTCGAAAGTGATATGGATAAGCATATCTACCTTCGTAACATCCAAGACACAAATGAAACGCTTTTTTATCGTTTAGTTCAAAACCACATTTCTGAAATGATGCCTATCATTTACACGCCTACAGTTGGCGCAGCATGTGAGAACTTCTCAAATATTTACCGTCGTGGCCGTGGTCTGTTTATCTCATACCCGAACCGCGACCGTATCGATGATCTACTGAATAATGCGACAAACCACAACGTTAAAGTTATCGTGGTTACGGATGGTGAGCGCATTCTTGGTTTGGGAGACCAAGGCATCGGTGGTATGGGTATTCCAATTGGTAAGCTAGCACTTTACACAGCTTGTGGTGGTATCAGCCCAGCTTACATGCTACCAATCGTGCTTGATGTGGGTACCAACAACCCTCAACGTCTTGCAGACCCAATGTACATGGGCTGGCGTCACCCTCGTATCACAGGGGCTGATTACGATGCATTCGTTGAAGAGTTCATCCAAGCGGTTCAACGCCGTTGGCCAGATGCTTTAGTTCAGTTCGAAGATTTCGCACAAAAGAACGCAATGCCATTGCTTGAGCGCTACAAAGATCGCATCTGTTGTTTCAACGATGATATCCAAGGTACAGCAGCGGTAACGGTTGGTTCTCTACTTGCCGCATGTAAAGCAGCAAACACCAAACTTTCAGACCAACGTATTACCTTCTTAGGTGCGGGTTCTGCGGGTTGTGGTATTGCTGAAGCCATCATTGCTCAAATGGTGTCTGAAGGTATCAGCGATGCACAAGCACGCTCTCAAGTTTACATGGTTGACCGTTGGGGTCTGCTACAGGAAGGCATGCAAAACTTGCTTGATTTCCAACAGCGCCTAGTACAAACCAACGCAAATACCAAAGATTGGGAAAGCGACGGTACGGGTTTCTCTCTACTCGACGTTGTTCGTCATGCTAAACCAACTGTATTGGTTGGTGTATCTGGCGCGCCGGGTCTGTTCAGCAAAGAAGTCATCAAAGAGATGAACCTTCACTGCGAACGTCCTATCGTATTCCCACTATCAAACCCAACAAGCCGTGTTGAAGCAACACCAAACGACATTATTCGTTGGACTGATGGCCAAGCACTTGTTGCGACAGGTAGCCCGTTTGAACCAGTAACTCATAACGGCACCACTTACCCAATCGCTCAGTGTAACAACAGCTACATCTTCCCTGGCATCGGCCTTGGTGTATTGGCTGTGAATGCTTCACGCATCACTGATGAAATGCTGATGGAATCAAGCCGTGCGCTTGCAACGTGTTCTCCACTAGCCATCAATGGTTCAGGTGCTCTACTTCCACCATTGGAAGAGATCCACACCGTGTCTAAAAAGATCGCTCTTGCTGTTGGTAAGAAAGCTATCGAACAAGGTGTTGCACTAGAGATCACTGAAGAAGCACTACAACAAGCGATTGACCAGCACTTCTGGCAGCCGGTTTACCGTCGTTACAAGCGTACTGCATTCTAA
- a CDS encoding SanA/YdcF family protein produces the protein MKFDSHIFRNYLPKACKKLQGFLYGSFLVFLVGSAAVIAIDFWVSWQAKDRIIYEIDEVPEREVAVVLGTSKYLGRTLNDYYKYRIEAAIELFDREKVNQFLLSGDNAHRSYNEPWTMKRDLLRAGVPDERINLDYAGFRTLDSIVRAKKIFDTDNFLIITQEFHCERALFIANSYDIHAQCLAVSGPTHHSGLSIRLREVFARTKAFLDLYIMGTTPKFLGPKEPIQPNPKQESSPIPSPIADPADTDV, from the coding sequence GTGAAATTCGATTCTCATATCTTCCGCAACTACTTACCTAAAGCTTGCAAGAAACTGCAAGGCTTTCTGTATGGCTCTTTCCTAGTCTTTCTGGTGGGCAGCGCTGCAGTTATTGCGATCGATTTTTGGGTTTCATGGCAGGCTAAAGATCGCATCATCTACGAAATCGATGAAGTCCCTGAACGCGAAGTCGCCGTTGTGCTTGGCACCAGTAAATATTTGGGCAGAACGCTCAACGATTATTATAAATATCGAATTGAGGCCGCAATTGAGCTTTTTGATCGTGAGAAGGTCAATCAATTCTTACTGAGTGGCGACAATGCTCATCGTTCTTATAATGAACCTTGGACGATGAAACGTGACCTATTGAGAGCGGGTGTCCCCGACGAGCGTATCAATCTGGATTATGCTGGCTTTCGAACTTTGGATTCCATTGTTCGTGCTAAGAAGATATTCGATACCGATAACTTCCTGATCATCACTCAAGAATTTCACTGCGAAAGAGCACTGTTTATCGCAAATTCTTATGATATTCATGCGCAATGTTTGGCGGTTTCCGGCCCAACTCATCACTCAGGCCTCTCAATACGTTTAAGAGAAGTTTTTGCACGAACCAAAGCGTTTCTTGATCTGTATATTATGGGCACGACACCCAAGTTTTTAGGGCCCAAAGAACCGATTCAGCCGAACCCAAAACAAGAATCATCCCCTATTCCTAGCCCAATTGCAGACCCAGCAGATACCGATGTGTAG